CGTGGCGAATTCGCACATTTGGGCATCTGCTGACCATCCGAGTAAATATCGAGGACGCCGTCCATGTCATCCCAAACCCCACGATCTCTCGGTGTTCTAGCCCTCGATCAAGGGCGGCCGCCCAGTCCCGGGCGGCCTGAGGCGCCGGACCCGGACCAGAATCCGGCCAGCGTTGATTTTCAAATCATCACGGAAACTGTAGCAGGAGCTTGGGCCGAAAGAGTTGTCCGTGGAGATCCAGCACTTGAGCCTGCCTACATTGCCGCTGCTCGGCGCCTGGTCGAGCGAGGAGCTGTTGCAGTAAGTTCGAACTGCGGCTTCACCATCCGTCATCAAGCGGCTGTGGCCGCATCGGTAGACGTGCCTGTGGCGTTGTCGAGCCTGCTCCTCCTCCCCGCGCTGATCCGCCAGTTGCCGCCGTCGGCCAAGATCGCGGTCCTGACCTACGACTCCACGCATTGCGGCGACGATCTACTCGGGATTGATGACCCGGCAGAGAGGGAAAGAGTTGTAGTTGGTGGCATTGAAGGCAGTAAGTATTGGCATGATGAATTGAAGCATCCGGCGCCGCCGACTGATGTCGACGCGATGGAAATGGATGTCGGCGCTTGCATCGCGCGACTGAGAACCGCGCATCCAGCGATTGCCGCGATCCTGTTCGAATGCGCGGGATTCCCATTGGTTGCGCCAGCGATCCGTCGCCGCACTAAGTTGCCAGTTTATGACATCATTGGGGTCCGTCGGATGATAATGGCGTCGGTGGGCTGAGAGCAGAGTCGCTCGCCAGAGAGGAAGGCACGCTATCGAGTCGACCGTGAACAATGAGACGGCTCAAACCCGGCGTTGTTTTGGGCGGCACTGGAAGGTGGCGAGGAGAAAGGCCAAAAGAAACCTGAACCAGTTGAGCAGAAGCGAGAAGTTGTAGCCAGCGGCGGCCAGGATGGCATTGATGGCGTCGCCGTGCTGGCCCGCGAGGTAGTTTCGGCCATGCGATGCTCGTTCTTGATATGGCCGATGACGGGTTCGACCGCCGATCTGCGGCGCATCTGGGGTTTGATGGCACGTGTGACGCGGCGCTTCTGGCCAGCGGTGAAGACCCTGAACTTGTGGCTGTCTGGGGCGTTGTGACCGCGATATCCGGCATCAGCGAGAATGCGGCTGATCTCGTTGCCGATGGTCTTTTCCATGTCTGCGGTTGCCGGGCAGAGATTTGGCATGCAGGGCGAACTGGCCACCCTTCGAGCGCTGCAGCGTGGTGGCGATCGGAAGACCGGGATCTTGTGATGCGATCGGTGTGCGGTGACCCGCTCCCGTGTCCATGCCCGGTCACTAGGCCGTTGCGGTTGAGAATGCCGGCGATCAGATCATCGCCGGCCAGTTGCCGGATGGCTGCGATGATATCACCAGAGGTACTGTTGCGCTGTCCACGCCGGCGCTTCGGCAGGCGCAGCTCGGTATGGCCGCCGCCAATCCAGTGGATCAGCAGCTCGATCTCGGAGGCTTTATCGTCGACATCGGCGACCTCTTCCTGAATGACGGTGCAAACGATGCGCTTCTTGAGCCTGGCGTCCGTCGTTGGCGCCGACCAGATAGCCTGAAGGTCTGTGGCCAACGCCGTGATGCCCGTTGCCAACACAGGGGATGGCCTCGGCGTCGCGGCATCATGCGCTGCGATCTTGCTCTCGATCTCACCGACACGGATGAGTGCCTGGTTCCAACGCGCTTCCAGGTCCGCCGCGACCAGCCGGTTCTCGGGATCGGCCGCGTCGTATTGCCGGAAGACCCGGTCGGCAGCGTAGCGGGCAGCCTCAAGATCCCGACTTAGGGCGTCCCGGACCTGGTCACGACGATTGGCAGCTTGCGCCTCAGCTTCGGCAGCGGCAGCAATCGCTCCCGGCTCACCGACTCGCAGGAGCGCTTCCTCATCGCATCATCGGCGCGCAGTCCGCCAAAAGCGATGCATCGCGGCTCGCCATTGTCGAGCAGACCCCGCCAGTAGGAATAGCGCGGAATGTTGTGCTTGATGCCAGTGTACCGCACCGTGAGCTTGCGGCCGCAGCGCCGGCAGCGGACAAGCCCGGCGAGCAGAGCCTCGCCATGCTTGGGCGCCCCGTGATGTCGGCTCGTGGGCACGTTGTCGCTCACCATCTTGCGGATCGCCTCTGCCCTTTCCCAGCTGACATAGCCCTCATGGCTGTCCGGGATCAGCGCCAGCCATTCCTCGCGCGTCCTGCGTCGGATACCTGCTCGAACGGCGGATCGCCCAATCCCGGCGCGACACGAGTCTTACCATAGGCGTAGGTGCCGCCGTAGATCGGGTTCTCGATCATCCGGTGGATGGTCGCATAGCTCGGCCTGCGCCAG
The genomic region above belongs to Mesorhizobium sp. B4-1-4 and contains:
- a CDS encoding zinc ribbon domain-containing protein, which codes for MVSDNVPTSRHHGAPKHGEALLAGLVRCRRCGRKLTVRYTGIKHNIPRYSYWRGLLDNGEPRCIAFGGLRADDAMRKRSCESVSRERLLPLPKLRRKLPIVVTRSGTP
- a CDS encoding recombinase family protein, coding for MFDKVAELGSAHQALMWFLEYGLDLPAKRNNGEVVWRRPSYATIHRMIENPIYGGTYAYGKTRVAPGLGDPPFEQVSDAGRARNGWR